One genomic region from Salvia hispanica cultivar TCC Black 2014 chromosome 2, UniMelb_Shisp_WGS_1.0, whole genome shotgun sequence encodes:
- the LOC125204336 gene encoding nuclear poly(A) polymerase 4-like isoform X3, producing MVGSDSLSSLPSLSPPTAEKKQPPKQWGVTKPLSLAGPIDADIQRNKELEKFLVESGLYESAEESAKREAVLALLKQIVKDWVKELTRLRGYTDQMVEDANAVIFTFGSYRLGVHGPGADIDTLCIGPSYVNREEDFFFVLHDILAKMEEVSELHPVPDAHVPVMKFKLDGISIDLLYASISLLVIPDDLDISNISVLYDIDEPTVRSLNGCRVADQILKLVPNVKNFRITLKCLKFWAKRRGVYSNVMGFLGGVNWAILVARLCQFYPKANPSMLVSRFFRVYTLWRWPNPVMLSEIEDNELGFSVWDPRKNPWDRNHLMPIITPAYPCMNSSYNVSSSTLRVMAEQFQFAKEICEDIELNKLQWNALFEHYLFFESYKNYLQVDIIASDLDDLRSWRGWVESRLRQLTLMIERDTTGKLQCHPYPHDYVDSSKQCAHCVFFMGLQRKQGEVIQEGQQFDIRKTVDEFRHQINSYGYWKPGMDIYVSHVRRKQIPSYVFPEGYKRSRHTRSLSQQQVEKNSSEGNEGCRPESAERIPKRKKGCDGSEVDGSPEKRPSISPQRQVSVSPEFICSRDSLSGSCSPLFETTKEKPSVMVESLLVNEIAKEVVPVVTEDVQTRSNGNDLQFDDCDKEMNPNPIQMQSNQGMHCTEFSDASYIPSSGSSKYSVDRSSEDNAQLLMDNGCENGASILGDGLLEKLEPNEALAMVLKSGEGVGSEPVEKNVVRHVYHNLKS from the exons ATGGTTGGATCGGATAGTTTGAGCTCATTGCCTTCTCTGTCGCCTCCGACGGCAGAGAAAAAGCAGCCGCCAAAGCAGTGGGGAGTGACCAAGCCCCTGTCGCTAGCTGGGCCGATTGATGCCGATATTCAGAGGaacaaggagttggagaag TTTTTGGTTGAGTCGGGGCTTTACGAGAGTGCGGAAGAATCTGCCAAAAGGGAAGCAGTTCTTGCGCTACTTAAGCAG ATTGTGAAAGATTGGGTGAAAGAGCTTACTCGGTTGAGGGGATACACCGATCAAATGGTTGAAGATGCCAATGctgttatttttacttttggtTCTTATAGACTTGGT GTCCATGGCCCTGGTGCAGACATTGATACTTTGTGTATTGGACCATCCTATGTTAACCGGGAG GAAGACTTCTTTTTTGTACTTCATGACATTTTGGCTAAGATGGAAGAAGTTTCTGAACTTCATCCAGTACCCGATGCTCATGTCCCTGTTATGAAATTCAAGCTTGATGGAATATCAATTGATCTTTTGTATGCAAGTATTTCACTCTTGGTCATTCCAGat GATTTGGACATCTCAAACATCTCTGTGCTGTATGACATAGACGAACCAACTGTTCGTAGTCTTAATGGATGCCGGGTAGCTGATCAAATTCTCAAACTTGTTCCAAATGTCAAG AACTTCCGGATCACTCTGAAATGCCTAAAGTTCTGGGCTAAGAGACGTGGTGTTTATTCAAAT GTGATGGGTTTTCTTGGTGGTGTGAACTGGGCAATTCTCGTTGCTCGGTTATGCCAATTTTATCCAAAAGCAAATCCTAGCATGCTTGTTTCTCGTTTCTTCAGAGTGTATACGTTGTGGCGCTGGCCAAATCCTGTGATGCTTAGTGAAATTGAGGATAATGAACTTGGGTTTTCTGTGTGGGATCCTCGTAAGAATCCTTGGGATCGAAATCATCTCATGCCAATCATAACCCCTGCCTACCCATGCATGAACTCCAGTTACAATGTTTCATCCAGTACTCTTCGGGTTATGGCAGAACAGTTTCAGTTTGCCAAAGAGATCTGTGAG GATATTGAGCTGAATAAGCTGCAGTGGAATGCTTTATTTGaacattatttattctttGAGAGCTATAAAAATTATCTACAGGTCGACATCATTGCTTCTGATCTTGATGACTTGCGTTCTTGGAGAGGCTGGGTTGAATCCCGTCTGAGACAGCTAACTTTGATG ATAGAGCGGGATACGACTGGGAAGTTACAGTGTCATCCTTACCCGCATGATTATGTTGATTCCTCAAAGCAGTGTGCTCATTGTGTCTTTTTCATGGGCTTACAAAGGAAGCAAGGGGAGGTTATTCAGGAAGGCCAACAGTTTGACATCCGTAAGACTGTTGATGAATTTAGACATCAAATAAACTCATACGGGTACTGGAAGCCTGGGATGGATATATATGTTTCTCATGTTCGTAGAAAGCAAATTCCTTCTTATGTGTTTCCAGAGGGCTACAAACGAAGTCGACATACGAGATCATTGAGTCAGCAACAAGTTGAAAAGAATTCTAGTGAAGGTAACGAGGGCTGCAGACCAGAATCTGCTGAGAGGATCCCAAAACGAAAGAAGGGCTGTGATGGATCAGAGGTGGACGGAAGTCCTGAGAAAAGACCCTCCATTAGTCCTCAGAGGCAGGTTTCAGTCTCGCCGGAATTTATTTGTTCGAGAGATTCATTGAGTGGCAGTTGCTCTCCACTGTTCGAAACAACAAAGGAGAAGCCATCGGTGATGGTAGAATCTCTCCTTGTGAATGAAATTGCCAAAGAAGTAGTTCCTGTTGTTACAGAGGATGTGCAAACCAGATCTAATGGAAATGACTTGCAGTTTGATGATTGTGATAAAGAGATGAATCCAAACCCAATACAGATGCAGTCAAACCAGGGGATGCATTGTACAGAATTTTCTGATGCTAGCTACATCCCAAGTTCTGGCTCTAGTAAATATTCGGTGGATAGATCGAGCGAAGATAATGCGCAGCTGCTTATGGATAATGGATGTGAGAATGGTGCTTCTATTCTTGGGGATGGACTACTGGAGAAGTTAGAG CCTAACGAAGCGCTTGCAATGGTTCTCAAATCTGGAGAGGGAGTTGGGTCCGAACCTGTTGAGAAGAACGTTGTGAGGCATGTTTATCACAATTTGAAAA GCTGA
- the LOC125204336 gene encoding nuclear poly(A) polymerase 4-like isoform X1, with protein MVGSDSLSSLPSLSPPTAEKKQPPKQWGVTKPLSLAGPIDADIQRNKELEKFLVESGLYESAEESAKREAVLALLKQIVKDWVKELTRLRGYTDQMVEDANAVIFTFGSYRLGVHGPGADIDTLCIGPSYVNREEDFFFVLHDILAKMEEVSELHPVPDAHVPVMKFKLDGISIDLLYASISLLVIPDDLDISNISVLYDIDEPTVRSLNGCRVADQILKLVPNVKNFRITLKCLKFWAKRRGVYSNVMGFLGGVNWAILVARLCQFYPKANPSMLVSRFFRVYTLWRWPNPVMLSEIEDNELGFSVWDPRKNPWDRNHLMPIITPAYPCMNSSYNVSSSTLRVMAEQFQFAKEICEDIELNKLQWNALFEHYLFFESYKNYLQVDIIASDLDDLRSWRGWVESRLRQLTLMIERDTTGKLQCHPYPHDYVDSSKQCAHCVFFMGLQRKQGEVIQEGQQFDIRKTVDEFRHQINSYGYWKPGMDIYVSHVRRKQIPSYVFPEGYKRSRHTRSLSQQQVEKNSSEGNEGCRPESAERIPKRKKGCDGSEVDGSPEKRPSISPQRQVSVSPEFICSRDSLSGSCSPLFETTKEKPSVMVESLLVNEIAKEVVPVVTEDVQTRSNGNDLQFDDCDKEMNPNPIQMQSNQGMHCTEFSDASYIPSSGSSKYSVDRSSEDNAQLLMDNGCENGASILGDGLLEKLEPNEALAMVLKSGEGVGSEPVEKNVVRHVYHNLKTTG; from the exons ATGGTTGGATCGGATAGTTTGAGCTCATTGCCTTCTCTGTCGCCTCCGACGGCAGAGAAAAAGCAGCCGCCAAAGCAGTGGGGAGTGACCAAGCCCCTGTCGCTAGCTGGGCCGATTGATGCCGATATTCAGAGGaacaaggagttggagaag TTTTTGGTTGAGTCGGGGCTTTACGAGAGTGCGGAAGAATCTGCCAAAAGGGAAGCAGTTCTTGCGCTACTTAAGCAG ATTGTGAAAGATTGGGTGAAAGAGCTTACTCGGTTGAGGGGATACACCGATCAAATGGTTGAAGATGCCAATGctgttatttttacttttggtTCTTATAGACTTGGT GTCCATGGCCCTGGTGCAGACATTGATACTTTGTGTATTGGACCATCCTATGTTAACCGGGAG GAAGACTTCTTTTTTGTACTTCATGACATTTTGGCTAAGATGGAAGAAGTTTCTGAACTTCATCCAGTACCCGATGCTCATGTCCCTGTTATGAAATTCAAGCTTGATGGAATATCAATTGATCTTTTGTATGCAAGTATTTCACTCTTGGTCATTCCAGat GATTTGGACATCTCAAACATCTCTGTGCTGTATGACATAGACGAACCAACTGTTCGTAGTCTTAATGGATGCCGGGTAGCTGATCAAATTCTCAAACTTGTTCCAAATGTCAAG AACTTCCGGATCACTCTGAAATGCCTAAAGTTCTGGGCTAAGAGACGTGGTGTTTATTCAAAT GTGATGGGTTTTCTTGGTGGTGTGAACTGGGCAATTCTCGTTGCTCGGTTATGCCAATTTTATCCAAAAGCAAATCCTAGCATGCTTGTTTCTCGTTTCTTCAGAGTGTATACGTTGTGGCGCTGGCCAAATCCTGTGATGCTTAGTGAAATTGAGGATAATGAACTTGGGTTTTCTGTGTGGGATCCTCGTAAGAATCCTTGGGATCGAAATCATCTCATGCCAATCATAACCCCTGCCTACCCATGCATGAACTCCAGTTACAATGTTTCATCCAGTACTCTTCGGGTTATGGCAGAACAGTTTCAGTTTGCCAAAGAGATCTGTGAG GATATTGAGCTGAATAAGCTGCAGTGGAATGCTTTATTTGaacattatttattctttGAGAGCTATAAAAATTATCTACAGGTCGACATCATTGCTTCTGATCTTGATGACTTGCGTTCTTGGAGAGGCTGGGTTGAATCCCGTCTGAGACAGCTAACTTTGATG ATAGAGCGGGATACGACTGGGAAGTTACAGTGTCATCCTTACCCGCATGATTATGTTGATTCCTCAAAGCAGTGTGCTCATTGTGTCTTTTTCATGGGCTTACAAAGGAAGCAAGGGGAGGTTATTCAGGAAGGCCAACAGTTTGACATCCGTAAGACTGTTGATGAATTTAGACATCAAATAAACTCATACGGGTACTGGAAGCCTGGGATGGATATATATGTTTCTCATGTTCGTAGAAAGCAAATTCCTTCTTATGTGTTTCCAGAGGGCTACAAACGAAGTCGACATACGAGATCATTGAGTCAGCAACAAGTTGAAAAGAATTCTAGTGAAGGTAACGAGGGCTGCAGACCAGAATCTGCTGAGAGGATCCCAAAACGAAAGAAGGGCTGTGATGGATCAGAGGTGGACGGAAGTCCTGAGAAAAGACCCTCCATTAGTCCTCAGAGGCAGGTTTCAGTCTCGCCGGAATTTATTTGTTCGAGAGATTCATTGAGTGGCAGTTGCTCTCCACTGTTCGAAACAACAAAGGAGAAGCCATCGGTGATGGTAGAATCTCTCCTTGTGAATGAAATTGCCAAAGAAGTAGTTCCTGTTGTTACAGAGGATGTGCAAACCAGATCTAATGGAAATGACTTGCAGTTTGATGATTGTGATAAAGAGATGAATCCAAACCCAATACAGATGCAGTCAAACCAGGGGATGCATTGTACAGAATTTTCTGATGCTAGCTACATCCCAAGTTCTGGCTCTAGTAAATATTCGGTGGATAGATCGAGCGAAGATAATGCGCAGCTGCTTATGGATAATGGATGTGAGAATGGTGCTTCTATTCTTGGGGATGGACTACTGGAGAAGTTAGAG CCTAACGAAGCGCTTGCAATGGTTCTCAAATCTGGAGAGGGAGTTGGGTCCGAACCTGTTGAGAAGAACGTTGTGAGGCATGTTTATCACAATTTGAAAA CAACAGGCTGA